The DNA region AAAGGAGATGAAAGTCATGACAATGGACAGGGGAATGCGATCGAAGAGGTTGCCGGTGGTGCTCGTGGTGCTGTTTGTGGTGAGTATGCTTGGGGTGACCCTTGCCTTTGTTGGACCGGTGTACAGCAGCGCTGGTGAGGAGGGAGCAGTCAGTAAGGAGTCCAGGAACCCGGATAGCGTGAGCTGGGGCTTCATGGCGGCGGCAGTGGCTACGGGGCTGTCGACGATCGGGGCGGCCATAGCGGTGGGGCTGGTGGGTTCATCGGCCATGGGGGCCATGAGTGAGCGGCCGGAGATGGCAGGCC from bacterium includes:
- a CDS encoding ATP synthase subunit C; this translates as MTMDRGMRSKRLPVVLVVLFVVSMLGVTLAFVGPVYSSAGEEGAVSKESRNPDSVSWGFMAAAVATGLSTIGAAIAVGLVGSSAMGAMSERPEMAG